In Malus sylvestris chromosome 15, drMalSylv7.2, whole genome shotgun sequence, a single genomic region encodes these proteins:
- the LOC126603809 gene encoding methionine aminopeptidase 1D, chloroplastic/mitochondrial-like has translation MRAVQATVLSSIWGDHFLQSTQALNPDHIPRPPYVKSKKPPGIASGPEVHDEKGIECMRASGRLAAQVLESAGTLVKPGIKTDEIDQAVHQIIVDKGAYPFTAWLWWVSKELSTSVNECICHGIPDYRALEDGDIVNTDVTVYLNGYHGDTSTTFF, from the exons ATGCGTGCTGTGCAAGCCACGGTTCTGTCCTCCATTTGGGGTGACCACTTCCTGCAGTCCACGCAGGCTCTCAATCCAG ATCATATACCAAGGCCTCCTTATGTAAAATCTAAAAAACCACCTGGGATTGCGAGTGGACCTGAAGTGCATGATGAGAAGGGGATAGAGTGCATGAGAGCCTCTGGAAGGCTTGCAGCACAGGTTCTTGAATCTGCTGGAACTTTGGTCAAG CCAGGAATAAAGACGGATGAAATTGACCAAGCTGTTCATCAAATAATAGTTGATAAGGGTGCCTACCCTTTCACCGCTTGGCTATGGTGGGTTTCCAAAGAGTTAAGCACATCAGTGAATGAATGTATTTGCCATGGAATACCAGATTACCGAGCACTTGAG GATGGTGATATAGTTAACACTGATGTTACCGTCTATTTAAAT GGGTATCATGGTGATACATCAACAACTTTCTTTTGA